CGGAGGTCAGTCCCGGCCGTCGGCGCGGCGGCGTGATCTGGCTCTTCAGGAAACAGCGCGCGGTCTTTCCGGTGTAGCCCGGCCGGGCATAAGTCCAGGCGCGGCACTTCTGATCGCTCTCGCAGGCGGCGCGGCAGGCTTCGCCGTTCGGCGGGCCGGCCAGGGCGAAGCTACGATAATCCCCGCCGAACCGGTCGATCGAAGTCTCGAAATCATTGGTCCGCCGCTCGACCACACCGGCGCCGCGCACCCCCGACACGCTGCTGGTGTTCGCCACCCGCGGCGGAACCGTGTTCTTCAGCCAGCACGCGGCCGTGGCCGAACCGCCGTCACCTTCGGCGGGATAGTTGAACGACCAGGCGCGGCAGCGGCGGTCCCGCTCGCATTGCAGAGCGCAATCGGCCGGATCGCCGGTGGTGATGGTCACGCGCTGGTAATCGCCGCCCGGCCGATCGAAGTTCGCCTGCGCATGCAGGTCGCTGCCGGACGCAGCAATCCCCAGCAGCGCAAGGATCGGGACGAGGATCGATGCGAGGCGGATACGGATCATCCGATGACTTCCAGCAATCAAGGCCAGGGGCAGACGGCCAGGGTGACGTAATGATTTCCTTGACCATCAAACCGCCGCCGACCTGTACGGTCGATGAACGGGCCCGCCACGGCCTGCACAGGCTGCAATCAAAGAATCACGAAGCAATCAAAGAATCGCAAATACGCATAAACATGGAGCGATGCTTCGGGCCGACTTTCGCATGGCGGTTGCAGCCGAAGCGAAGGTCAAATCCGCGCAGCTAGAACACATATTCGCGATAGACCGGATCGACCGAGCCATTCCACGGCCCATGGAACTTGCATAGCAGCTCTTCGGCCGGGGTCTGGGCCGCGGCCACGATCCGCTCCAGCGGTTCGAGGTGGTAGCTCTCGTCGCGGCCGTTGCGGTCCAGCCGGTTACGCCGCTTCAGCCCGGCGCGGGCGAGATCGAGGCAGTCGCGGCCGATCTCCAGCAAGGTCCGGTTGCCGACCTTCGCCTTCAATCCGAGCCTCGGCACATCGTCGCGCGCCTGCTGCCGCTCCTCCGCGCTCCATCCCTTCACCATCTGCCAGGCGGCTTCGAGACTGGCGTCGTCGTACAGGATGCCGATCCAGAACGCGGGCAGCGCCGGCAGCCGCTCCCACGGGCCGCAATCGGAGCCGCGCATTTCGAGATAGCGCTTCAGCCGCACCTCGGGGAAGATCGTCGAGACGTGGTTGGCCCAGTCCGACAGCGTCGCTTGCTCGCCCGGCACCGCCGGATGCTTGCCTGCGAACAGGTCGCGGAACGAGGAGCCGGCGACGTCGATGTAGGTATCGCCACGCTTGATGAAATACATCGGCACGTCGAGCGCGTAATCGACATAGCGCTCGTAACCCATGCCGTCCTCGAACGCCCACGGCAGCATGCCGGCGCGGTTGTTGTCAGTGTCACGCCAGATCTCGGAGCGGAACGACAGGAAGCCATTCGGCTTGCCTTCGGTGAACGGCGAATTGGCGAACAGCGCGGTGCCGACCGGCTGCAGCGCGAGGCTCACGCGCAGCTTCTTCACCATGTCGGCTTCGGAGGAGAAGTCGAGATTCGTCTGCACCGTGCAGGTGCGATACATCATGTCGAGGCCGAGCGAGCCGACCTTCGGCATGTAGTTGGTCATGATCTTGTAACGGCCCTTCGGCATCACGGGCACCTGCGCACGCGACCACGACGGCGTCATGCCGAGACCGAGGAAGCCGATGCCGAGCGGTGCCGCCACCTCGCGCACTTGCGCGAGATGCGCCACCAGTTCGGCGCGGGTGTGATGCACCGTCTCCACCGGCGCGCCGGACAGCTCGAACTGCCCGCCCGGCTCCAGCGAGATCGCGCCGCCGCCGGTCACGTCATAAAGCCCGATGATGTTGCCCTGCTCGATGATCGGCTCCCAGCCGAGCAGATGCTGCATGCCGGTCAACAACGCGCCGATGCCTTGCGGGCCTTCATAAGGCACCGGTCCATGATCCTTCAGCCGAAACGGCGTCTTCTCATGCTCTGTGCCGAGCCGGAACTGGTCCTTCGGCTTCTCGCCGGCGGCGATCCAGGCGACGAGTTCATCGCGCGAGGACAGCGGCGTCATATCGATCTGGTCACGCGCCATGAAGAACCCATTCTAAATCATGATCCGGATGAATCACGATTTGATTAGCTTGCGCATGACCTGATCCGAAAACCGGTACCCGCTTTTCGGGATCATGCTTCGTTTGCGCATGATCTGATCCGAAAACCGGTACCCACTTTTCGGGATCATGCGATGAAAGCGGCGTGACGTTATAGACGCCCCGACGGATTGAGCAACAGAGGAGCGGCCGCCGCGCAGACCAGGCGCGCGCAGGCGAATGCGACGGGTGCATTACGGTCAAGCGGATTTTGCGCGCTGGGACGCTGTAACGGCGTCGCAAGACACGCCGAGCTGATCGAGCAGCGCCGCGAGCTTCACCGCATCCGCATCCGACAGCTTCGAGCCGATATGGCGTTCGATTGCCGCCGAATAGGCGGTCCACATCTTCTTCTGCAACTCGCGCCCCTTTTCCGTGATCTCGACGACAAGGCCCCGCTTGTCGACTTCGCATACCTTGCGCGCCACCAGCCCGTTATCGACGAGACGATCGATCAGCCGCGACAAGCCGTATTGCGGCAGCAGCATCTGCTTCTCGAGTTCGATCGGCCGCAGGCAGCCGAACTCCGCGCGCGACAATTCCAGCAGCGCGTCATACCAGGACAGTGGCGGGAAGCCGGCCTTCTTCAGGTCCTGCTCAACCGCGCTCAACACCCGGCTCTGGATCCGCACGAGGCGTATCCAGGCGGCGGTCGCCTCAGCTGAGGGTTTGCGCTTCATCTGACTCCCGTCTTCCCCGGCGCGGCTTCGGCTGATCAACGCGTCGTGCTCGGCAGTGGCGTTGACGCATCCGCTTGCACGGCATATACATGCAATTGCATATAATATCTTGCCGCAAAAACGCAAGATGGAAACGAGCAAGCAACAAGGAAACCGCCCATGAAGCTGTATTATTCCCCCGGAGCCTGTTCGCTGTCACCGCATATTGCACTCGCCGAGGCCGGCCTCAATGCCGATCTCGTAAAGGTCAATATCCGGGAGAAGAAGACCGAAAGCGGCGATGATTATCTGAAAGTGGCGCCGAAGGGCCAAGTGCCGGTCCTCAGCATCGATGGCGGCGCGACGCTGACGGAAGGTCCTGCGATCGTGCAGTACATCGCTGACAAGGCGCCGGACAAGAAGCTCGCGCCCGCGAATGGTACGCTGGAGCGCTATCAGCTGCAGGAATGGCTGAACCTGATCACCAGCGAACTGCACAAGGCGTTCAGCCCGCTGTTCAACCCTGCCATGTCCGACGAGACCAAGGCGTTCTTCCGCGACAAGATCTCCAAGACGCTGACCTATGTCGGCGAACAGCTCGCGGGCAAGGACTACCTGATGGGCAGCCAGTTCACGGTGGCGGATGGCTACCTGTTCACGATTTTGCGATGGGCGGTGGCGATGAAGTTCGACCTCGCGCAATTCCCGAACCTGAAGGCCTATTACGACCGCGTCGGCGCGCGGCCGAAGGTGAAGGAAGCGATGCTGGCCGAGGGCCTGATCAAGGCTTGATCCGCGACCGCTCTGTCATTTCTGTCATTAGGCGGCGCTGCGCACCGACCCGCTGACGGGGACGTCGATCCTCATCCTGAGGAGCGCGGAACGCGCGTCTCGAAGGATGAGGTCCGCGCTGTGGCCTCATGGTTCGAGACGCCGCACTTGTTTGAGCATGATCCTGTCCGAAAACCGCTTCGCACTTTTCGGGGATCATGCTTGCGCGGCTCCTCACCACCATGAGGAATGGAGTGCCTCGCAGAAATGCGGGCGCAGCCCTCATCCCAGCCTTCTCCCGCATGCGGGGAGAAGGAGAGACGGGCCTATGCCGCCGACTTCTTCGGCGCGAAACGGCCGTAGAAGGTCTCACCCTTCGCCGCCATGTCGAGCAGCAGCTTCGGCGGCGTGAAGCGCGAGCCGTACTTCGCCTCTAGCTCGTGGCACAGCGCGACGAAGGCCTTCGTGCCCATGAAGTCGATGTAGGAGAGTGCGCCGCCGGTGAACGGTGCGAAGCCGAAGCCGAGGATCGAGCCGACATCCGCCTCGCGCGGATCGGTGATCACATGGTCCTCCACCGTACGCGCGGCCTCCACCGCCTGCACCACAAGGAAACGCTGCTTCAGCTCCTCGACGTCGAGCGTGTCGGGATCGAGCTTCTTGCTCTGCAGGTCGCCGAGGCCCGGCCACAGCGCCTTCTTGCCCTTGCCCTTCTCGGGATAGTCGTAGAAGCCCTTGCCGTTCTTGCGGCCAAAGCGGCCCTGTTTCTCGACCATCTCGACCAGGAGCTTCTTCTGCGCCTGATCGATGGCGTTGGGGCCGAGGTCGGCTTCCGTCGCCTTCATGATCTTCAGCACCAGGTCCAGCGCGACCTCGTCCGACAGCGACAGCGGCCCGACCGGCATGCCGGCCTGCTTCGCCGTGTTCTCGATCATCGCCGGCGGCACGCCTTCCATCAGCATCTCGAGGCCTTCGGCGGTGAACCGCAGCACGCAGCGGTTGGCGAAGAAGCCACGCGAGTCGTTGACGACGATCGGCGTCTTCTTGATCTGCCGGACATAATCGAGCGCGGTGGCCAGCGCCACGTCACCGGTGTTCTTGCCGACGATGATCTCCACCAGCATCATCTTCTCGACCGGCGAGAAGAAGTGGATGCCGATGAACTTCGACTGGTCCTTCCACTCCTCGGCCAGCGAGTTGATCGGCAGCGTCGAGGTGTTGGAGGCGAAGATCGCGCCCTCCTTCAACAGCGGCTGCGCCTTGGCGAAGGTTTCCGCCTTGACCTTGCGATCCTCGAACACCGCCTCGATGATCAGGTCGCAGTCCTTGATCGCGGCATAGTCGGCGGTGGCGGTGATGCGCGACAGCACCGCATCACGCTCCGCCTCAGTGCCGCGGCCGCGGGCGATGTTGGCGTCGAGCGTCGCCTTCGCATGCGCCTTGCCCTTGTCGGCGGAGGCCTGGTCGCGATCGATCAGCACCACCTCGATGCCGGACTGCGCCGAGACGAAGCCGATGCTGGCGCCCATGAAGCCCGCGCCGATGACGCCGAGCTTCCTCACCTTGGTCGGCGGCACGTCCTTCGGACGGCGCGCGCCCTTGTTCAACTCCTGCATCGACACGAACAGGCTGCGGATCATCGCCGCCGCCTCCTTGGTCTGCAGGATGTGGGTGAAGTAGCGCGTCTCCACCCGCAGCGCCGCGTCCATCGGCAGTTGCAGGCCTTCGTAGACGCTCTGCATGATTGCCCGCGCCGCCGGATAGTTGTCCTGCGTCTCCTTGCGGTAGAGCGCGTTCGCTGCGGGGAACACCATCATGCCGGCCTTGCCGTAAACCGGGCCGCCGGGCAGCTTGAAGCCCTTCTCGTCCCATGGCGCGACCGCCTTGCCGCCGCCCTTGATCCAGTCCTTCGCCGCCTTGATCAGGTCGGCCGCCGGCACGATCGCATCGATCAGCTTCAGCGCCTTCGCCTTGTCGAGCTTGAGCTGCTCGCCCTTCAGCATGATCGTCAGCGCGTCGGTCGGCTGCAGCAGGCGGCCGAGCCGCTGGGTGCCGCCCGCACCGGGGAACAGGCCGACCTGGATCTCAGGCAAACCGAGCCGCGTCTTCGGATTGTCGGCGGCGACGCGATAGTGGCACGACAGCACCAGTTCGAACGCGCCGCCGAGCGCGAGACCGTTGATCGCCGCAGCCCACGGCTTGCCGCAGGTCTCGATGCGGCGGAAGATCTGCGACAGCCGTCCCGCTTCCTTGAACAGCGCTTCGTTCGCGGCCTCCTTGCCCTTGCTCTTCAGCAGGTCGGCGAAGACGGTGCGCATCGAATCCAGCATCGTCAGATCGGCGCCGCCCGAAAACGCCTCCTTGCCGGAGGTGACGACGACGCCCTTCACGGCGGTATCAACCGTGGTCTTCTCGACGATGTCGGAGAGTTCTTCGATGACACTGATATCGAACACGTTCATCGACTTGCCGGGGGAATCCCAGGTGACAAGCGCGATGCCGTCGGCGTCGGTCTCAACCTTGAAGTTCTTGTAGCTCATCGTATTCGCCTCAAATCTCTTGCTTTCGCATGATCACGTCCGGCTTTAGCTGCCCGGACTACACGCGCTCGATGATCGTTGCCGTTCCCATGCCGCCGCCGATACACAGCGTCACCAGCGCGGTGGAGAGCTTGCGCCGCTCCAGTTCGTCCAACACCGTGCCGAGGATCATCGCCCCCGTGGCGCCGAGCGGATGGCCGAGCGCGATCGCGCCGCCATTGACGTTGATCTTGGCGCTGTCGATGTCGAACGCCTGCTGATAGCGCAGCACGACCGAGGCGAACGCCTCGTTCAGCTCGAACAGATCGATGTCGCTCAGCGTCATGCCGGAGCGCTCCAGCACCTTCTTCGTCACATCGACCGGGCCGGTCAGCATCATCGCCGGCTCCGAGCCGATGTTGGCGAAGGCACGGATCTTGGCGCGCGGCTTCAGGCCGGCCTTCACGCCCGCTTCCTTCGAGCCGATCAGCACGGCGGCCGCGCCATCGACGATGCCGGAGGAGTTGCCCGCATGGTGGACGTGGTTGACCGCCTCGATCTCCGGATGCGACTGCACCGCCACTGCGTCGAAGCCGCCCATCTCACCGATCTGCACGAACGACGGCTGCAACTGCGCCAGCGACTGCATGGTGGTGCCCGGACGCATGTATTCGTCCTTGGCGAGGATCGTCAGACCGTTGATGTCCTTCACCGGCACGACGGAGTTAGCGAAGCGGCCCTCCTCCCAGGACTGCGCGGCGCGCTTCTGGCTTTCGACCGCGTAAGCATCGACGTCATCGCGCGAGAAACCGTATTTGGTGGCGATCAGGTCCGCCGACACGCCCTGCGGCATGAAGTAGGACGGCACCGCGATCGACGGGTCCATCGGCCAGGCCGCGCCCGACGACAGCATGCCGACGCGGCTCATCGATTCGACGCCGCCACCGATGGTCAGCGTATGCTGTCCGGACATCACCTGCGCGGCGGCGAAGTTCACCGCATCGAGGCCCGAGGCGCAGAAGCGGTTGATCTGCACGCCCGGCACCGAGTTGCCGTAACCTGCGCTCAGCGCTGCCATGCGGGCGATGTCGCCGCCGGCCTCGCCGACCGGATCGACGCAGCCGAGCACCACGTCGTCGACATCGCCGACGTTGAGGTTGTTGCGCTCCTTCAGCGCGCGCAGCGGCGTGGTCGCGAGCGCCAGCGCCGTCACTTCATGCAGCGAGCCGTCGGCCTTGCCGCGGCCGCGCGGCGTGCGCACGTGATCATAGATAAAGGCATCAGCCATCGTCGGTCTCCTTGATGACGCGAAATTTCATAAGCACACGATCCCGAGGCTGACGACAGCTGCGGGATCATGCGCAGTCAAAGCGTGCGGGCGATCACCACCTTCATGATCTCGTTGGTGCCGGCATAGATGCGCTGCACCCGCGCATCGCGATACATGCGCGAGATCGGGTACTCGTCCATGAAACCGTAGCCGCCGAACAGTTGCAGGCAGCGATCGACGATCTTGTTCTGCAGGTCGCTCAGCCAGTACTTCGCCATCGAGGCCGTGGCGGTGTCGAGCTCGCGCTTCAGGTGCTGGGCGACGCAATGGTCGTGGAACACGCGGCCGATGGTCGCCTCGGTCTTGCACTCGGCAAGCTCGAACTGGGTGTTCTGGTATTCGACGATCGCCTTGCCGAAGGCTTTCCGCTCCTTGACGTAATCGATGGTCAGCCGCAGCGCGCGCTCGATCATGCCGATCGCCGACGTGGCGACGATCAGGCGCTCCTGCGGCAGGTCGCGCATCAACTGGAAGAAGCCCTGCCCTTCCTCGGTGCCGAGCAGCGCCTCGGCCGGCACCTTGGCATCCTCGAAGAACAGTTCCGATGTATCGGCCCAGTCCATGCCGAGCTTCTTCAGCTTGCGGCCGCGGCGGAAGCCCGGCGTCTCGTCGGTCTCGACCACGATCAGCGAGGTGCCCTTGGCGCCCTGGGTCGGGTCGGTCTTGGCGACGACGATGATCAGGTTGGCGTGCTGGCCGTTGGTGATGAAGGTCTTCGAGCCGTTCAGCACGTAGCCGTTGCCGGACTTCGCCGCGGTGGTGCGCACCGACTGCAGGTCCGAGCCCGCGCCCGGCTCGCTCATGGCGATGGCGCCGACCAGCTCGCCGGTGGCGAGCTTCGGCAGCCACTTCTTCTTCTGCTCCTCGGTGCCGTAGTTGAGGATGTAGGGCGCGACGATACCCGAATGCAGCGGCGCGCCGATCTGGTCCATGCCGGCCAGCGCGAACTCGCGGTTGATCACGGTCTCGTGCGCGAAGCTGCCGCCGGCGCCGCCATACTCCTCGGGAATGCCTGCCAGCAGCAGCCCGGCCTCGCCGAGCTTGTTCCAGGCGGCGCGGTCCATCATGCCCTGCTCGTGCCAGCGCTCGATATGCGGCACCATCTCGTTCGCCAGAAACCGCCGCGTCTGCTCCTCGAGCAGGCTCAGCTCTTCGGTCATCCATGCGGGGCGGGGAACAGACAAGGCTTCCATCGGCGTTCACTCCCAGGCGATTGTTTCAAGCGATTTTTGTTTGATCAATCTTTGTCCGGATGCTGATGATTGATCAGCGATCCGCTCTTGTCCTTCAGCCAGTCGTCGGTGGTTTCCGCCGGCAGCGCGTGAATGCTATCGAGCCACGACACCTTGCTCTCGATGCCAAATTGCCGCGTCGGCGGCGCGAGATTGGGGTCATCCAGGCTGTTGACGGCGACACTGATCTCGCCAGACCCCGCGAACGCATAGGTCAGCGGCGTGCCGCAATCCTTGCAGAAGCCGCGCTCGGCAAAGTTCGACGAGCGGAAGATCGCAGGCTGGCCGCGCGTGAAACGCAAGTCCTCCGCCTTGCCGCCGGTCAGCGCCATGAACGGCTGGCCGGATGCCTTCTGGCACATACGGCAGTGGCAGATGCTGCTGAAAAGCGGCGGCGCCCGCCACGCATAACGGACGGCGCCGCATTGGCATCCGCCCGTCCATAGGGTGCGCGTTTCACTCATCGTCAGAACGCCTCGGCGGCCAGTTCCATCGTCGTATCCGCCCCGGCCTGAACCCGCGTCAGATGCAGCGCCGTCTGCGGCAGCATCCGCTCCATGAAGAACTTGCCGGTGACGAGCTTGGTCTTGTGCTGCTCGGACGCGCTGCCGGCCGCGAGCTTGTCCTGCGCCACCTTGGCCATCCGCGCCCACATGTAGCCGAACACGACCAGGCCGAACAGGTGCATGTAATCGGTGGAGGCGGCGCCGGCGTTATCCGGCTTCGCCAAGGCATTCTGCATCAGCCACATGGTCGCCTGCTGCAGATGCTGCAGCGAGGCGGCGAGCGGTCCGACATAGGGCTTCATCGCCTCGTCGCCGCCATGCTGCTTCACGAAGCCGCCGACCTCGGTGAAGAACGCGGTGATGGCGCGGCCGCCGTCACGCGGCAGCTTGCGGCCCACGAGGTCCAGCGCCTGGATGCCGTTCGCGCCCTCGTAGATCATGGCGATGCGGGCATCGCGCACGAACTGCTCCATGCCCTGCTCGGCGATGTAGCCGTGGCCGCCATACATCTGCTGCGCGGCGACCGTGTTGGCGAAGCCCTGGTCGGTGAGCACACCCTTCAGAATCGGCGTCATCAGCCCCATGTGATCGTCGGCCGCCTGGCGCTCCTTCTCGTCGCCGGAGCGATGGGCGACGTCGCTCTTCAACGCAGTCCAGATCACGAAGGCGCGCGCAGCCTCGTTGAACGCCTTGATGGTCATCAGCGTGCGGCGCACGTCCGGATGGACGATGATCGGATCGGCGGCCTTGTCCTTCTCCTTCGCGCCGGTGAGCGCGCGGCCCTGCAGCCGCTCCTTCGCATACGTCACGGCGTTCTGATAGGCGACCTCTGACTGCGCGAGCCCCTGAACGGCGACGCCGAGCCGCGCCTCGTTCATCATCACGAACATGGCGTTGAGACCCTTGTTCTCCTCGCCGACCAGCCAGCCGGTGGCGTTGTCGTAGTTCATCACGCAGGTCGAATTGCCGTGGATGCCCATCTTGTGCTCGATCGAACCGCACGACACGCCGTTGCGCGCGCCCAGCGAACCGTCGGCATTGATCAGCACCTTCGGCACCACGAACAGCGAGATGCCGCGCGTGCCGGCCGGCGCACCCTCGATGCGCGCGATCACCAGATGGATGATATTCTCGGTAAGGTCCTGCTCGCCACCGGAGATGAAGATCTTGGTGCCGGTGATCTTGTAGCTGCCGTCCGCCTGCTTCACCGCCTTGGTGCGCAACAGGCCGAGATCGGTGCCGCAATGCGGCTCGGTCAGGTTCATGGTGCCGGCCCACTCGCCCGTCATCATCTTCGGGATGTAGGTCTTCTTCTGGGCGTCGCTGCCATGCGCGAGCAACGCCGCCATCGCTCCCTGGGTCAGGCCCGAATACATCGAAAAGGCCATGTTGGCGGAAATCAGGAATTCACCGACCACCTGCGACAGCGTCACCGGCAGGCCCTGTCCGCCATACTCCGCCGGCAGCGCGAGGCTCAGCCAGCCGCCTTCGCCGAGCTGTTTGAAGGCGTCCTTGAAACCGGCCGGCGTGGTGACGCGGCCATCGTCGTGGCGCTTGCAGCCTTCGAGATCGCCCGACCGGTTGAGCGGCTGCAAGACTTTCTCGGAGAACTTCGCCGCCTCCTCGATGATCGCCTCGCGCACGTCGGCGGACGCGTCAGAGAAACCCGGCAGGTTGTTGTAGTTGTCGAAGTGGAAAACGTCGTTGAGGAGGAAGTGGACGTCCTCGACGGGCGCTTTGTAGGTCGGCATTTCGATCTCCCGGCAAAGGCATGCGATCGCGCGCGATCGATGGTCTGGAAGGCGGGACGTTCGGTTTCTTCACATGATCACGCGAGCGGGAAAAAGCGAGATCACCGGTCCGAATTCAATCCGGGTGGGACTAAGCTCTAAGAAAAATTTTGCGGCGCAGCAACAACCTTCGGCTAAACTTTCGTCGCGACTGAACGCCTCTCGTGACCTTACGGCGCGCCTCGTACGGCAGACATGCCAAGACGCGCGACGTGCCAAGACGCGTGACATGTCGAAACGCGCGACATGCCATCGCGCCCGCCTGCGCGACGGTTTCGGCTGAGCCTCCCCGCCTCTCCCGCCGGTCTGTGACAGCGGTCTGACGATTTGCGGCGGGACGTCCATACTTCTTAACCGGTTATTTACCGTAACACTGAAAAGTCGGGGACGAAACCAGCCTGCGGTCGCACAATTTTGCTTGTCTCTTCAACGGCGCGGGCGGGGCGTGAGGCGCAGTGCAAACGCAATCGCTTCGGACACCGGATCAGGCATGAAATCGCGCGTACCGAATGACAGTGGAATGCCCCCGGCCAGCGGAGCGGCGCGTCCTGCAGGGATGTCGCTTGGCCACTGGTTGAACGCCACCCTCGGCCAGCAGCCGCCCGCCATGGCTCGCCCCCCGCAGGCTCCGGCCCCGCAACCGCACGTTGCCGCGCCCCCGCAAGCCCGCGGCCCAAGTCCAGATCAAAGTCCAGATCAAAGTCCAGATCAAAGCCCAACCCTGGGCCGGAACCGGAACCATGGCTACGCCGTCCAACCGCAGGCGCCGCTGCCGGGCTCCGAATTCGACAGCATTTCCGAAATTCACCGCCGGCTCGACAGTATCACCCAGCAAATCAACCAGATCTCGCAGCGCCGCGCCGGGGGCCCGGCGGCTTCGATGCCATCCGCCGCCCCGCCCTCAGGTGTTGCCGCTCCAAGCCTTGCCGCTCCAACCCTTGCCAGCCAGCTCAACGACGCGATTTCCCGCCTCGACATGCGGCTCGCCAGCCTGACGCAGGCGGCGCCGCGGGCAACACAAGCTGCCACTGAGCCAGCCTACGGCCAGCCGCCGATGCCACGCGGCCAAGCCGCGCCTCGTCAGACCTTTCATGACCAGGCCTTCCAGGCTCCAGGTCAGCAGAACCCGGCCTATCAGACCCCCGGCTATCACAACGCGCCACCGCTCAATCCCGCAGGGCTCGATGCGGCGGTCGCGGAGATTTCAGCCCGACAGAGCTCGCTCAGCGGCGGCAACGCCTATCCGGCCCAGCCGTTCGCGCCGCAGACCCCGGCTTCGCAGGCGTCGTCCGTGCCGGTCGACCTGTCCGGGATCGAACGGCAGCTCAACCAGCTCACGAGCCAGATGGAGGCGCTGCGCCGCCCCGACCAGCTCGATCAATCGATCGCCGCCTTTCGCGAGGAGCTCGCCGACATCCGCCGCTCGCTCACCGAGGCGCTGCCGCGCCAGGCAATCGAAGCGCTGGAAAACGAAATCCGCGCGCTCGGCCAAAAGATCGAGCGCAACCGTGACAGCGTCGGCGACCAGGAGGCGCTCGGCGGCATCGAGAAGGCGCTGAACGACATCTACGGCGTCGTGCGCACGCTGACACCCGCCGAACAGCTCGCGGGTTATGACGCGGCGATCCAGGGCCTGTCGAACAAGATCGACGTGCTGATCCGCAGCAATCCGGATTCCAACATCGTCCAACTGCAGGACGCGATCGCAGCGCTGCGCAACATCGCCGCCAACGTCGCCTCGAACGAATCCATCGGCCACCTGAGCGACCATATCCGCTCGCTCGGCGAGAAGGTCGATCACCTCGCCGAAACCGGCGGTCACGACATGCTGGCGGCGCTGGAGCAGCGCATTGCCCTGCTGACCGCGGCGATGGAAGGCCGCCCGACCGCTCCGGCCTCGGATTTCAGCCACCTGGAAGGGGCGATCCGCACCCTGACGGAACGGATCGATCGCATCGCCAGCCTCGACAGCGCCAGCGCGATGGCCGCGGTCGAGCAGCGCATCGCCTACCTGCTGGAGCGGCTGGAAAGCACGCAGAGCGCCGGCGGCCATCTCGGCCGGATCGAGGAAGGACTTGCCGACATCCTGCGCCAGCTTGAAGGCCAGCGCGCCAACATCGCTTCGCTCGGTGCCGACGCGCCTGCGGACGCGCGCGGGCTGATGGATACGCTCAAGCGTGAGCTCTCCGACGTCCGCCACACTCAATCGGCGACCGAGCGGCGCACCCAGGACGCGCTCGAAGCGGTCCACAGCACGCTGACCCATGTGGCCGACCGGCTGACGGCGATCGAAGGCGACCTGCGCCGCGCCCAGCCGGGCGGAGCGTTGCCGCAATCGTCTGCCCAGCCCGCCTTCATGGCGGCTGGCGTGTCGCAGCCGCCTGGCCGCCCCGAGTTGCCGAACCCGGTGCCGCCGCCGATGGCCGAGCTGCCGATGGCGCAGGCCCCGAGCATCGCCACCGGCTTCGCGCCGGCGCCGCCGGTCAGCCCATTCCGCGCCGAGGAGCCCACCCCAGCCTGGCCGCCCGCCGGTCAACGGGCACCGATCGATCCGTCGCTGCCGCCGGACTTCCCGCTCGAGCCCGGCGCGCGCGGCCGTGGCGCCGCAAGCCTGGAGCCGGAGTTCACCGAGCCCGCGGCACCCGCCGAAGACACCAGCCCGTCGAACTTCATCGCCGCCGCCCGCCGCGCCGCGCAAGCCGCCCAGGCCGCGACGGTCGAGAAGCCGAGCCGCGTCGCCGCCCTGACCGAAGCTGCGCGCAATGCCGCAGCCAAGGCCACGGAAAAGGTGAAGGGCAGCGGCAATGCCGCTAAGGAGGCCAAGCCGTCGCGCATCCGCCAGATCCTGGTCGGGTTCGGCGTCGTCATGATCGTGATCGGCGC
The sequence above is drawn from the Afipia sp. P52-10 genome and encodes:
- a CDS encoding PAN domain-containing protein, whose protein sequence is MIRIRLASILVPILALLGIAASGSDLHAQANFDRPGGDYQRVTITTGDPADCALQCERDRRCRAWSFNYPAEGDGGSATAACWLKNTVPPRVANTSSVSGVRGAGVVERRTNDFETSIDRFGGDYRSFALAGPPNGEACRAACESDQKCRAWTYARPGYTGKTARCFLKSQITPPRRRPGLTSGVVR
- a CDS encoding MarR family winged helix-turn-helix transcriptional regulator → MKRKPSAEATAAWIRLVRIQSRVLSAVEQDLKKAGFPPLSWYDALLELSRAEFGCLRPIELEKQMLLPQYGLSRLIDRLVDNGLVARKVCEVDKRGLVVEITEKGRELQKKMWTAYSAAIERHIGSKLSDADAVKLAALLDQLGVSCDAVTASQRAKSA
- the gstA gene encoding glutathione transferase GstA, with the protein product MKLYYSPGACSLSPHIALAEAGLNADLVKVNIREKKTESGDDYLKVAPKGQVPVLSIDGGATLTEGPAIVQYIADKAPDKKLAPANGTLERYQLQEWLNLITSELHKAFSPLFNPAMSDETKAFFRDKISKTLTYVGEQLAGKDYLMGSQFTVADGYLFTILRWAVAMKFDLAQFPNLKAYYDRVGARPKVKEAMLAEGLIKA
- a CDS encoding 3-hydroxyacyl-CoA dehydrogenase NAD-binding domain-containing protein, which codes for MSYKNFKVETDADGIALVTWDSPGKSMNVFDISVIEELSDIVEKTTVDTAVKGVVVTSGKEAFSGGADLTMLDSMRTVFADLLKSKGKEAANEALFKEAGRLSQIFRRIETCGKPWAAAINGLALGGAFELVLSCHYRVAADNPKTRLGLPEIQVGLFPGAGGTQRLGRLLQPTDALTIMLKGEQLKLDKAKALKLIDAIVPAADLIKAAKDWIKGGGKAVAPWDEKGFKLPGGPVYGKAGMMVFPAANALYRKETQDNYPAARAIMQSVYEGLQLPMDAALRVETRYFTHILQTKEAAAMIRSLFVSMQELNKGARRPKDVPPTKVRKLGVIGAGFMGASIGFVSAQSGIEVVLIDRDQASADKGKAHAKATLDANIARGRGTEAERDAVLSRITATADYAAIKDCDLIIEAVFEDRKVKAETFAKAQPLLKEGAIFASNTSTLPINSLAEEWKDQSKFIGIHFFSPVEKMMLVEIIVGKNTGDVALATALDYVRQIKKTPIVVNDSRGFFANRCVLRFTAEGLEMLMEGVPPAMIENTAKQAGMPVGPLSLSDEVALDLVLKIMKATEADLGPNAIDQAQKKLLVEMVEKQGRFGRKNGKGFYDYPEKGKGKKALWPGLGDLQSKKLDPDTLDVEELKQRFLVVQAVEAARTVEDHVITDPREADVGSILGFGFAPFTGGALSYIDFMGTKAFVALCHELEAKYGSRFTPPKLLLDMAAKGETFYGRFAPKKSAA
- a CDS encoding glutamate--cysteine ligase is translated as MARDQIDMTPLSSRDELVAWIAAGEKPKDQFRLGTEHEKTPFRLKDHGPVPYEGPQGIGALLTGMQHLLGWEPIIEQGNIIGLYDVTGGGAISLEPGGQFELSGAPVETVHHTRAELVAHLAQVREVAAPLGIGFLGLGMTPSWSRAQVPVMPKGRYKIMTNYMPKVGSLGLDMMYRTCTVQTNLDFSSEADMVKKLRVSLALQPVGTALFANSPFTEGKPNGFLSFRSEIWRDTDNNRAGMLPWAFEDGMGYERYVDYALDVPMYFIKRGDTYIDVAGSSFRDLFAGKHPAVPGEQATLSDWANHVSTIFPEVRLKRYLEMRGSDCGPWERLPALPAFWIGILYDDASLEAAWQMVKGWSAEERQQARDDVPRLGLKAKVGNRTLLEIGRDCLDLARAGLKRRNRLDRNGRDESYHLEPLERIVAAAQTPAEELLCKFHGPWNGSVDPVYREYVF